In the Qipengyuania pelagi genome, one interval contains:
- a CDS encoding glycosyltransferase family 4 protein, with product MDVTDLRIALFSGNYNMTVDGANKALNRLAEYLMRRGAALRVYSPTIDKPAFEPQGDLVSLPSVPIPGRSEYRIPLGLDADTREDLAAFAPNMVHIASPDFSARAAVRWARERDIPVLASVHTRFETYPRYYRMSFLEPVVEAYLRGIYRKCDALVTPSQSMVDTLHDQRMHDDVTIWSRGVDRSIFDPTKRDPQWRRELGLEDGDVAIAFLGRLVMEKGLGMFADTMALLRERGVAHKVLVIGDGPARGWFEKALPDAIFAGFQTGPDLGRALASADIFFNPSVTETFGNVTLEAMASGLPVVAAGATGSASLVTDGETGALVAAGSPEGFADAIAPYCRDDALRHAHGEAGERASRAYSWDAINQAVVDTYLRLHARTDR from the coding sequence ATGGACGTGACCGACCTTCGCATCGCCCTGTTCAGCGGCAATTACAACATGACGGTGGACGGCGCGAACAAGGCGCTCAACCGGCTGGCGGAATATCTGATGCGGCGCGGCGCGGCCCTCCGGGTCTATTCGCCCACGATCGACAAGCCCGCCTTCGAACCGCAGGGCGATCTCGTCAGCCTGCCCTCGGTGCCCATTCCGGGCCGGTCGGAATACCGCATCCCCCTCGGGCTCGATGCCGACACGCGCGAGGACCTCGCCGCGTTCGCGCCTAATATGGTGCACATCGCCTCGCCCGACTTCAGCGCCCGCGCGGCGGTGAGATGGGCGCGCGAGCGGGATATTCCCGTGCTCGCATCGGTGCACACCCGCTTCGAGACCTATCCGCGCTATTACCGGATGAGTTTCCTCGAACCGGTCGTCGAAGCCTATCTGCGCGGGATTTACCGCAAATGCGACGCGCTGGTGACGCCTTCGCAGAGCATGGTCGACACGCTGCACGACCAGCGGATGCATGACGATGTGACGATCTGGTCGCGCGGCGTCGATCGTTCGATCTTCGATCCCACGAAGCGCGACCCGCAATGGCGCCGTGAACTTGGGCTCGAAGATGGCGACGTCGCGATCGCGTTTCTCGGGCGGCTCGTCATGGAAAAAGGGCTCGGCATGTTCGCCGATACGATGGCCTTGCTGCGCGAACGGGGCGTGGCGCACAAGGTTCTCGTCATCGGCGACGGGCCAGCGCGCGGCTGGTTCGAGAAGGCGCTGCCCGATGCGATCTTCGCCGGTTTCCAGACCGGGCCGGACCTCGGCCGGGCGCTCGCGAGCGCCGATATCTTCTTCAACCCCTCGGTCACCGAAACCTTCGGCAACGTCACGCTCGAAGCCATGGCGAGCGGCCTGCCCGTGGTGGCCGCCGGAGCGACCGGAAGCGCGAGCCTCGTGACCGATGGCGAGACGGGCGCGCTGGTCGCTGCAGGATCGCCGGAAGGCTTCGCCGATGCGATCGCCCCCTATTGCCGGGACGACGCGCTGCGCCATGCCCACGGTGAAGCGGGCGAGAGGGCCAGCCGCGCCTATTCCTGGGATGCGATCAACCAGGCCGTGGTCGACACCTATCTAAGGCTGCACGCCCGCACGGATCGCTGA
- a CDS encoding papain-like cysteine protease family protein: MDRAALARHSPAFEKKGRLRVASKQLHFLMERQQQPNWCWAAAAASAGNFFSPGSSFAQCGIATACLGDNACCRAPDACNRYHRLDTALKAAHCFGVVEARPELFENLKLAIEAERPVGVRIGWRGGGGHFVMLTGYDDENAAVAVDDPHYGRSTVRFDAFPASYKSGGDWTHSYATRGS; encoded by the coding sequence ATGGACCGCGCTGCCCTCGCAAGACATTCGCCCGCCTTCGAAAAGAAGGGGCGGCTCAGGGTGGCGTCGAAACAATTGCATTTTCTGATGGAACGCCAGCAGCAGCCGAACTGGTGCTGGGCGGCAGCGGCGGCGTCTGCGGGGAATTTTTTCTCGCCCGGTTCCAGCTTCGCCCAATGCGGTATCGCGACCGCCTGTCTCGGCGACAATGCCTGCTGCCGGGCTCCCGATGCCTGCAATCGCTATCACCGCTTGGATACCGCGCTGAAGGCAGCGCATTGTTTCGGCGTGGTCGAAGCGAGACCGGAGCTTTTCGAAAACCTGAAGCTCGCGATCGAGGCGGAGAGGCCGGTCGGCGTGCGCATCGGATGGCGTGGCGGCGGCGGACATTTCGTGATGCTGACGGGCTATGACGATGAAAACGCGGCGGTCGCCGTCGATGATCCGCATTATGGCCGATCGACCGTCCGGTTCGACGCTTTTCCGGCCAGTTACAAATCGGGTGGCGATTGGACCCACTCCTATGCCACGCGCGGATCGTAG
- a CDS encoding replication-associated recombination protein A: MADLFADELPPSRPEPVREDAPLADRLRPANLGEVIGQDHLTGPEGAIGRMVAAGRLSSMILWGPPGTGKTTIARLLADSVGMRFESVSAVFSGVADLKKAFAAADKAADAGQRTLLFVDEIHRFNRAQQDGFLPFVERGTVTLVGATTENPSFALNAALLSRAQVLILQRLDREALGQLLTRAEELEGPLPLTGPARDALVASADGDGRFLLNQAETLYNARLDAPLDPAALGAFLQRRVAVYDKDREGHYNLISALHKAVRGSDVQASLYYLARMLTAGEEPRFLARRLVRMAVEDIGMADPQALVQCMAAKDAYEFLGSPEGELALVQSCIYLATAPKSNAAYKAMKASFRNAKETGSLMPPQNILNAPTKLMKEIGYGVGYTYDHNAEEGFSGDDYWPEEMDAQTYYEPVDRGFEREVKKRLDYWDKLRRDRKAV; this comes from the coding sequence ATGGCCGACCTTTTCGCCGACGAGCTTCCCCCATCACGCCCCGAACCTGTTCGCGAGGATGCCCCGCTCGCTGACCGGTTGCGCCCCGCCAATCTGGGCGAGGTGATCGGGCAGGATCATCTGACCGGGCCCGAAGGCGCGATCGGGCGCATGGTCGCGGCGGGGCGCCTGTCCAGCATGATCCTGTGGGGCCCGCCCGGCACGGGAAAGACGACGATCGCGCGCCTCCTCGCCGACAGCGTGGGGATGCGGTTCGAAAGCGTCAGCGCGGTGTTCAGCGGGGTCGCGGATCTGAAGAAAGCCTTCGCCGCCGCCGACAAGGCCGCCGATGCTGGGCAGCGGACCCTGCTGTTCGTGGACGAGATCCACCGCTTCAACCGGGCCCAGCAGGACGGCTTCCTCCCCTTCGTGGAACGCGGCACGGTGACGCTGGTCGGCGCGACGACCGAGAACCCCAGCTTCGCGCTCAACGCCGCGCTTCTGAGCCGCGCGCAGGTCCTGATCCTCCAGCGGCTCGACCGCGAGGCGCTCGGCCAATTGCTGACTCGCGCGGAGGAGCTGGAAGGCCCCCTCCCCCTGACCGGTCCGGCCCGCGATGCGCTGGTGGCGAGTGCCGATGGCGATGGACGATTCCTCCTCAACCAGGCGGAAACGCTCTACAACGCCCGACTCGATGCGCCGCTCGATCCGGCGGCACTCGGCGCCTTCCTGCAACGCCGCGTTGCGGTCTACGACAAGGATCGCGAGGGGCATTACAATCTCATCTCCGCGCTCCACAAAGCGGTGCGCGGGTCGGACGTGCAGGCATCGCTCTATTACCTCGCGCGAATGCTGACCGCAGGCGAGGAGCCACGCTTTCTCGCCCGCCGCCTCGTGCGCATGGCTGTCGAGGATATCGGCATGGCCGACCCTCAGGCGCTGGTCCAATGCATGGCGGCGAAGGACGCCTACGAATTCCTCGGCTCGCCCGAGGGGGAGTTGGCGCTGGTCCAATCCTGCATCTACCTCGCCACCGCGCCCAAATCGAACGCGGCCTACAAGGCAATGAAGGCGAGTTTCCGCAACGCGAAGGAAACCGGCAGCCTTATGCCGCCGCAAAACATCCTCAACGCGCCGACGAAGCTTATGAAAGAGATCGGATACGGCGTGGGTTACACCTACGATCATAACGCCGAAGAGGGGTTCTCGGGCGACGATTACTGGCCGGAGGAGATGGACGCGCAGACCTATTACGAACCGGTCGATCGCGGGTTCGAGCGCGAGGTGAAGAAGCGCCTGGATTATTGGGACAAATTGCGGCGTGATCGCAAAGCGGTTTAG
- the serA gene encoding phosphoglycerate dehydrogenase, protein MTKPKVLISDKMDPNAARIFEERGCEVDVKPGMTPEELAAVIGEYDGLAIRSATKVTPAILEAATNLKVVGRAGIGVDNVDIPAASSKGVVVMNTPFGNSITTAEHAIAMMFALARQIPAANARTQAGEWPKNDFMGVEVTGKTLGLIGAGNIGSIVAARALGLRMKVVAFDPFLTPERAIEIGVEKVDLDTLLARADFITLHTPLTDETRNILSRENLAKTKKGVRIVNCARGGLIDEAALADALDSGQVAGAALDVFQTEPAKESPLFGKPNFVCTPHLGASTTEAQVNVALQVAEQMADYLVNGGVSNALNMPSLSAEEAPKLRPYMGLAESLGSLVGQLAHGNLTRISIEREGAAAALSGKPIEGAVLAGLMRQYSDTVNMVNAPYLAKERGLDIRSIRHETEGAYNTLLRVTVGTDSGDRSVAGTLFGSDAPRLTEIFGVRIEAELTGHMLYIVNEDAPGFIGRIGSLLGENGINIGTFHLGRREAGGEAVLLLSVDQPIPQDVVQKACAIEGVRRVTPLAF, encoded by the coding sequence ATGACCAAACCCAAAGTTCTCATCAGCGACAAGATGGACCCCAACGCCGCGCGCATTTTCGAGGAGCGCGGCTGCGAGGTCGATGTGAAGCCCGGCATGACGCCCGAGGAACTCGCCGCCGTGATCGGCGAGTATGACGGGCTCGCGATCCGGTCCGCCACCAAGGTAACGCCCGCGATCCTGGAGGCGGCGACCAATCTCAAGGTCGTCGGCCGGGCCGGGATCGGGGTCGACAATGTCGACATCCCCGCCGCCAGTTCGAAGGGCGTCGTGGTGATGAACACGCCGTTCGGCAATTCGATCACCACGGCCGAACACGCCATCGCGATGATGTTCGCGCTCGCCCGCCAGATTCCGGCGGCGAATGCGCGCACGCAGGCGGGCGAATGGCCCAAGAACGATTTCATGGGCGTCGAGGTGACGGGCAAGACACTGGGCCTGATCGGCGCGGGCAATATCGGCTCGATCGTCGCCGCGCGCGCACTCGGTCTCAGGATGAAGGTCGTCGCCTTCGATCCCTTCCTGACGCCTGAACGCGCGATCGAGATCGGGGTCGAGAAGGTCGATCTCGACACGCTGCTGGCGCGCGCCGATTTCATCACCCTGCACACGCCGCTGACCGACGAGACGCGCAACATCCTCAGCCGCGAGAACCTCGCCAAGACCAAGAAGGGTGTCCGCATCGTCAATTGCGCGCGCGGCGGCCTGATCGACGAAGCGGCGCTGGCCGATGCGCTCGACAGCGGGCAGGTCGCGGGCGCGGCGCTGGACGTGTTCCAGACCGAACCGGCGAAGGAATCGCCCCTGTTCGGCAAGCCGAACTTCGTCTGCACCCCGCATCTGGGCGCATCGACGACCGAAGCGCAGGTCAATGTCGCGCTCCAGGTCGCCGAGCAGATGGCGGACTACCTCGTCAATGGCGGGGTCAGCAATGCGCTCAACATGCCCAGCCTCTCCGCCGAAGAAGCGCCCAAGCTGCGGCCCTATATGGGGCTTGCCGAAAGCCTTGGCAGCCTGGTCGGCCAGCTGGCGCATGGCAATCTCACGCGCATCAGTATCGAGCGCGAAGGCGCGGCTGCCGCCCTGTCGGGCAAGCCCATCGAAGGCGCGGTTCTGGCGGGTCTGATGCGCCAGTATTCGGACACGGTGAACATGGTCAACGCGCCCTACCTCGCCAAGGAGCGCGGGCTCGACATCCGCTCGATCCGGCATGAGACGGAAGGCGCGTACAACACCCTGCTGCGCGTAACCGTGGGGACCGATAGCGGCGATCGTTCGGTGGCGGGCACGCTGTTCGGCAGCGACGCGCCGCGCCTGACCGAGATTTTCGGCGTCCGGATCGAAGCCGAACTGACCGGCCACATGCTCTACATCGTCAACGAGGACGCGCCCGGTTTCATCGGTCGGATCGGTTCGCTGCTGGGCGAGAACGGGATCAATATCGGCACCTTCCATCTCGGCCGCCGCGAAGCGGGTGGGGAAGCCGTGCTGCTGCTCAGCGTCGACCAGCCGATCCCGCAGGACGTGGTGCAGAAGGCCTGCGCGATCGAAGGCGTGCGCCGGGTCACGCCGCTCGCCTTCTGA
- a CDS encoding MarR family transcriptional regulator has translation MAQLAYLVDADPDWVDGSGAAAAAVSSAGRSLSLFGSDAARLTRIADDARLAGLGVQALRKLSDVTEGTAGLLGDIVAIDVPSVSGAEMAALVRLDERAVRSGAQLIVLTSEAALEDVFGCLERSHPQIVIGGRQSEGLIALGAALARLQGRRVREMDEEDRLAFLKLTEQLGRLSDRLDRFESGTTRLESPAPGFKGEGGDGRRRARPALPDARLVHRIIHQRRLRGKFLLPDLFADPAWDILLDLTAARVEHRRVSVTSLCIAAGVPPTTALRWIGQMLDLGLLVREQDDQDRRRAFIDLSEDGAAAMARYFAALAGDGGQLS, from the coding sequence ATGGCGCAGCTGGCCTATCTCGTGGATGCGGACCCTGACTGGGTGGATGGATCGGGTGCTGCTGCGGCGGCTGTTTCCTCTGCCGGGCGAAGCCTGTCGCTGTTCGGATCGGATGCCGCGCGGCTCACGCGGATCGCGGACGATGCGCGGCTGGCCGGGCTCGGCGTCCAGGCCTTGCGGAAACTGTCGGATGTGACCGAGGGGACGGCGGGGCTGCTCGGTGATATCGTCGCTATCGACGTGCCGTCCGTTTCCGGCGCTGAGATGGCGGCGCTCGTCCGGCTGGACGAGCGGGCCGTGCGATCGGGCGCGCAGCTGATCGTGCTGACGAGCGAGGCCGCGCTCGAGGACGTGTTCGGCTGTCTCGAACGCTCGCATCCCCAGATCGTGATCGGCGGGCGGCAATCGGAAGGGTTGATCGCATTGGGCGCGGCGCTCGCGCGGCTTCAGGGCCGCCGGGTGCGCGAAATGGATGAAGAGGATCGCCTCGCTTTCCTCAAGCTGACCGAACAATTGGGCCGGTTGTCGGATCGCCTCGACCGGTTCGAAAGCGGCACCACGCGGCTCGAATCGCCCGCACCGGGGTTCAAGGGAGAAGGTGGGGACGGACGTCGCCGGGCGCGGCCCGCTCTGCCCGATGCGCGGCTGGTTCACCGCATCATCCATCAGCGGCGCCTGCGCGGCAAATTCCTGCTCCCCGATCTGTTCGCCGATCCGGCCTGGGATATCCTGCTCGATCTGACTGCCGCGCGGGTCGAACATCGCCGCGTATCGGTGACCTCGCTCTGCATCGCGGCGGGCGTCCCGCCGACGACCGCGCTGCGCTGGATCGGGCAGATGCTCGATCTCGGCCTGCTGGTGCGGGAACAGGACGATCAGGACCGCCGCCGGGCCTTTATCGATCTGAGCGAGGACGGGGCAGCCGCCATGGCCCGCTATTTCGCCGCGCTGGCAGGCGACGGCGGGCAATTGAGCTGA
- a CDS encoding phosphoserine transaminase yields MTDQPALKPERPFFSSGPTAKRKGWAASNLKTESLGRSHRSSLGKARLKYAIDLSKEMLGVPEDYLVGIMPASDTGALECAMWTMLRPDRPATVAAWESFGNVWIQDAVKQLKLPKLTALDADYGHIPDLASIPQENDVVFTWNGTTSGARIPNTDWLAEGREGVTINDATSAVFAQEMDWAKLDATTYSWQKVMGSEAQHGMLILSPKAVERIESYDPEWPLPKLFRLKKGGKINTGIFEGATINTPSMLATEDYIDALEWAQSLGGRKAMFERADANAKIVTDWIEATPWLRNMVPEPAQRTNTGVCFVFQGDWYESLSPEDQAGVPKKIASMLEKLDVGYDFNGYRDAPPSLRIWCGGTVEREDLKRLLPWIEWAYESLRNQ; encoded by the coding sequence ATGACTGACCAACCCGCTCTGAAGCCGGAGCGTCCTTTCTTTTCGTCCGGTCCCACCGCCAAGCGCAAGGGCTGGGCCGCCTCCAATCTCAAGACCGAATCGCTCGGCCGCTCGCACCGCAGCAGCCTCGGCAAGGCGCGGCTGAAATACGCCATCGACCTGTCGAAGGAGATGCTCGGCGTGCCCGAGGACTACCTCGTCGGGATCATGCCCGCATCGGATACCGGCGCGCTCGAATGCGCGATGTGGACGATGCTGCGCCCCGATCGCCCGGCGACGGTGGCGGCGTGGGAAAGCTTCGGCAATGTCTGGATTCAGGACGCGGTCAAGCAGCTCAAGCTGCCCAAGCTGACTGCGCTCGACGCGGATTACGGCCACATTCCCGACCTCGCCTCGATCCCGCAGGAAAACGACGTCGTCTTCACCTGGAACGGAACGACGTCCGGCGCGCGCATCCCGAACACGGACTGGCTGGCCGAGGGGCGCGAAGGCGTGACGATCAATGACGCGACCAGCGCGGTGTTCGCGCAGGAGATGGACTGGGCCAAGCTCGATGCCACGACCTATAGCTGGCAGAAGGTCATGGGCTCCGAAGCGCAGCACGGAATGCTGATCTTGAGCCCCAAGGCGGTCGAGCGGATCGAGAGCTACGATCCCGAATGGCCTCTGCCCAAGCTGTTCCGCCTCAAGAAGGGCGGCAAGATCAACACCGGCATCTTCGAAGGCGCGACGATCAACACGCCTTCGATGCTGGCGACCGAGGACTATATCGACGCGCTCGAATGGGCGCAGAGCCTCGGCGGGCGCAAAGCGATGTTCGAACGCGCCGACGCCAACGCGAAGATCGTCACCGACTGGATCGAAGCGACGCCATGGCTTCGTAACATGGTCCCCGAACCGGCGCAGCGCACCAATACCGGCGTCTGCTTCGTCTTCCAGGGCGACTGGTATGAAAGCCTCTCGCCCGAAGATCAGGCGGGCGTGCCGAAGAAAATCGCGTCCATGCTCGAAAAGCTCGACGTGGGTTACGATTTCAACGGCTATCGCGACGCCCCGCCGAGCTTGCGCATCTGGTGTGGCGGCACGGTTGAACGGGAGGATCTGAAGCGCCTCCTGCCGTGGATCGAATGGGCTTACGAGAGCCTTCGCAACCAGTAA
- a CDS encoding adenylosuccinate synthase, whose product MANVTVIGAQWGDEGKGKIVDWLASRADAVVRFQGGHNAGHTLVIDGTTYKLSLLPSGIVSGTLSVIGNGVVLDPWALKSEIEKLKGQGVTITDDNFAIADNCALILPLHRDLDGLRETAAGKGKIGTTGRGIGPAYEDKVGRRAIRVCDLAHLDDLEPQLDRLCAHHDALRAGFDQEPIDRAALLEELRAIAPFVLQYAQPVWKRLKKVRKAGAKILFEGAQGVLLDIDHGTYPFVTSSNTVSGTAAAGSGLGPSSTGFVLGIVKAYTTRVGSGPFPTELEDEIGQLLGERGHEFGTVTGRQRRVGWFDAVIVRQSCSISGVTGIALTKIDVLDGLDEVKICTGYRLRGQVYDYLPSHAADQAAVQPIYETMEGWKESTAGARSYADLPANAIKYIQRIQELIETPVALVSTSPERDDTILMRDPFVD is encoded by the coding sequence ATGGCCAATGTTACCGTGATCGGGGCCCAGTGGGGCGACGAGGGCAAGGGCAAGATCGTCGACTGGCTGGCGAGCCGGGCCGATGCCGTGGTGCGCTTCCAGGGCGGGCACAATGCCGGCCACACTCTGGTGATCGACGGGACGACGTATAAATTGTCGCTACTGCCGAGCGGGATCGTCTCGGGCACGCTCTCGGTGATCGGCAATGGCGTGGTGCTCGACCCCTGGGCGCTCAAGTCCGAGATCGAGAAGCTCAAAGGCCAGGGCGTGACGATCACCGACGACAATTTCGCCATCGCCGACAATTGCGCGCTCATCTTGCCACTCCACCGCGATCTCGACGGGCTGCGCGAAACCGCTGCGGGCAAGGGCAAGATCGGGACGACCGGGCGCGGGATCGGCCCGGCTTACGAGGACAAGGTCGGCCGCCGCGCGATCCGGGTGTGCGATCTGGCGCATCTCGACGATCTGGAACCGCAGCTCGATCGCCTGTGCGCGCATCACGATGCCCTTCGCGCCGGGTTCGACCAGGAGCCGATCGATCGCGCCGCCCTGCTCGAGGAACTGCGCGCCATCGCGCCCTTCGTGCTGCAATATGCGCAGCCGGTGTGGAAGCGGTTGAAGAAGGTGCGGAAAGCGGGCGCCAAGATCCTGTTCGAAGGCGCACAGGGCGTGTTGCTCGATATCGATCACGGCACCTACCCCTTCGTCACCAGCTCCAACACGGTTAGCGGTACGGCGGCGGCGGGCAGCGGGCTGGGGCCGAGCAGCACCGGCTTCGTCCTCGGCATCGTCAAAGCCTATACGACCCGCGTCGGCAGCGGCCCGTTCCCGACCGAGCTGGAAGACGAGATCGGCCAGCTTCTGGGCGAGCGGGGTCATGAATTCGGCACCGTCACCGGGCGCCAGCGCCGCGTCGGCTGGTTCGACGCGGTGATAGTGCGCCAGAGCTGCTCGATCAGCGGGGTGACCGGGATCGCCCTGACCAAGATCGACGTGCTCGACGGATTGGACGAGGTGAAGATCTGCACCGGCTATCGCCTGCGCGGTCAGGTCTATGATTACCTGCCCAGCCATGCGGCCGACCAGGCGGCGGTGCAGCCGATCTACGAGACGATGGAGGGGTGGAAGGAAAGCACGGCGGGCGCGCGCAGCTATGCCGACCTTCCCGCCAATGCGATCAAGTATATCCAGCGCATCCAGGAACTGATCGAAACCCCCGTGGCGTTGGTATCCACCAGCCCGGAACGCGACGATACGATTCTGATGCGCGATCCGTTCGTGGACTGA
- a CDS encoding ATP phosphoribosyltransferase regulatory subunit, with the protein MTDQDDLLPIGLEDALPARAAAITRAMRAVLDTMDAHGYDRVRPPLIEFERSLAGRMQGVATRRMVRFTDPESLRTLALRGDMTVQVGRIAATGLAEAPRPLRLCYAGEVALLRADQLDPARQRLQMGAELIGSDAVSAASEAVLLAIASLEAAGLSDISVDFTLPDLVDVLADEALPLAADQRDAVRRELDTKDAGGLAAAGGQAYLPLLYATGPFAEAAAKLKALDAGGELASRIEGLEAIADRIGGRARITLDPTERHGFEYQSWFGFTIYAAGARNAIGRGGTYTIRGSEEAATGFSLYAEPLLEASGNAREAARDTLFLPLGHDTAIADRLRAIGWRTIAAIGESDDPRALGCSHRLEGSEALPV; encoded by the coding sequence ATGACCGACCAAGACGATCTCCTCCCCATCGGCCTCGAAGATGCGCTGCCCGCGCGCGCTGCGGCGATTACGCGGGCGATGCGGGCCGTGCTCGATACGATGGATGCGCATGGCTACGACCGTGTGCGCCCGCCCTTGATCGAATTCGAACGCTCGCTGGCGGGGCGGATGCAGGGCGTGGCGACGCGGCGCATGGTGCGCTTCACCGATCCCGAGAGCCTGCGGACGCTGGCCCTTCGCGGCGACATGACAGTGCAGGTCGGGCGGATCGCCGCCACCGGCCTCGCCGAGGCGCCGCGCCCCCTGCGGCTCTGCTATGCGGGCGAAGTCGCGCTGTTGAGGGCCGATCAGCTCGATCCGGCACGCCAGCGCCTCCAGATGGGCGCGGAGCTGATCGGAAGCGATGCGGTTTCGGCGGCGAGCGAGGCGGTCCTGCTCGCCATAGCCAGCCTGGAAGCGGCGGGCCTGTCCGACATCTCGGTCGATTTCACGCTCCCCGATCTGGTGGACGTGCTGGCCGACGAGGCCCTGCCGCTCGCCGCCGACCAGCGCGATGCCGTGCGGCGCGAGCTCGACACGAAGGATGCGGGCGGGCTCGCGGCGGCGGGCGGGCAGGCCTATCTCCCGCTTCTCTATGCGACAGGCCCGTTCGCGGAAGCAGCGGCAAAACTGAAGGCGCTCGACGCGGGCGGCGAACTCGCCAGCCGGATCGAGGGGCTGGAGGCGATCGCGGACAGGATCGGAGGCCGTGCGCGCATCACGCTCGACCCGACCGAGCGGCACGGCTTCGAATATCAGAGCTGGTTCGGCTTCACGATCTACGCGGCGGGCGCGCGCAATGCGATCGGGCGCGGCGGCACCTATACGATTCGCGGCAGCGAGGAAGCGGCGACGGGCTTTTCGCTCTATGCCGAACCCCTGCTCGAAGCGTCAGGCAATGCGCGGGAGGCAGCCCGCGATACGCTGTTCCTGCCGCTCGGCCACGATACCGCAATCGCCGATCGGCTGCGCGCCATCGGCTGGCGCACCATCGCCGCGATCGGCGAAAGCGACGATCCCCGCGCGCTTGGATGCTCCCACCGGCTGGAGGGGAGCGAAGCGCTCCCCGTCTAG
- a CDS encoding L,D-transpeptidase family protein: protein MRFLASASLFLASLIANPTSAQQARAGERADLVVVDKSERTLWVYQGGKAIRTYRGLQFGDAPQGHKRFQGDEKTPEGRYTLDYANPQSSYYLSLHVSYPNAQDRAYARARGRSAGGDIFIHGQPNALSFDDRVEGDWTDGCIALSNREIAELWSLVPDGTPIDIRP, encoded by the coding sequence ATGCGCTTTCTCGCCTCGGCCTCTCTTTTCCTCGCCTCGCTTATCGCGAATCCGACGAGCGCGCAGCAGGCGCGGGCGGGCGAGAGGGCCGATCTCGTCGTGGTCGACAAATCCGAACGGACCTTGTGGGTCTATCAGGGTGGCAAGGCTATCCGCACCTATCGCGGGCTCCAATTCGGCGATGCGCCACAGGGCCACAAGCGGTTCCAGGGCGACGAGAAGACGCCCGAGGGCCGCTACACGCTCGATTACGCCAATCCGCAATCGAGCTATTATCTCAGCCTCCACGTCTCCTATCCCAACGCGCAGGATCGCGCCTATGCGCGCGCACGCGGGCGGTCTGCGGGCGGCGATATCTTCATCCACGGCCAGCCCAATGCGCTGTCCTTCGACGATCGGGTGGAGGGCGACTGGACCGATGGCTGCATCGCCCTCTCGAATCGCGAAATCGCGGAGCTATGGAGCCTGGTGCCAGACGGAACGCCGATCGATATCCGCCCCTGA
- a CDS encoding aldo/keto reductase produces the protein MTDYPTLTLNDGRQIPQLGFGTYKIADEDAPEIVKTAIDVGYWLIDTAAIYENEKGVGRGVGDWSDIFLQTKIWNESQGYERTKKAAQKCLDRLGRDHVDMLLIHWPCPDKGLFVETWKALIELRDEGKAKSIGVSNFREEDLRTIIEETGVTPALNQIELHPSFQQRELRKVHDELGIVTQSWSPLGQGEGLSNETIAAIAKETGQPDSAVILRWHLQHGLVPIPKASSRDHIEANFKALDFELSDEQMKTIDALDSKDGRMGPDPSELN, from the coding sequence TTGACCGACTACCCCACTCTCACTCTCAATGACGGACGCCAGATCCCGCAACTGGGCTTCGGAACCTACAAGATCGCGGACGAGGATGCGCCCGAAATCGTCAAGACCGCGATCGACGTCGGGTACTGGCTGATCGATACCGCCGCGATCTACGAAAACGAAAAAGGCGTCGGCAGGGGTGTCGGCGACTGGTCCGACATTTTCCTTCAGACCAAGATCTGGAACGAGAGCCAAGGATACGAACGGACCAAGAAGGCCGCGCAGAAATGCCTCGACCGCTTGGGACGCGATCATGTCGACATGCTGCTGATCCACTGGCCCTGCCCCGACAAGGGCCTTTTTGTCGAAACCTGGAAGGCGCTGATCGAGCTGCGCGACGAAGGCAAGGCGAAGTCCATCGGCGTATCGAATTTCCGCGAGGAAGACCTGCGCACGATCATCGAGGAGACCGGGGTGACGCCAGCGCTCAACCAGATCGAACTGCACCCCAGCTTCCAGCAGCGCGAACTCCGCAAGGTCCACGATGAACTCGGCATCGTGACGCAGAGCTGGTCGCCCCTCGGCCAGGGGGAGGGCCTGTCCAACGAGACGATCGCCGCCATCGCGAAGGAAACGGGACAGCCCGACAGCGCGGTGATCCTGCGCTGGCATCTCCAGCATGGGCTGGTGCCGATCCCCAAGGCATCGAGCCGCGATCACATCGAGGCGAATTTCAAGGCGCTCGATTTCGAACTGAGCGACGAGCAGATGAAGACAATCGACGCGCTCGACAGCAAGGACGGGCGGATGGGGCCGGATCCTTCCGAATTGAACTAA